A window of Phyllobacterium sp. T1293 contains these coding sequences:
- a CDS encoding GntR family transcriptional regulator: MTAQNRGEKSLAVATLAEPDTSARDNAAGFAKTGARGAPAGRMTTATAIYRELHAAIVSMQMTPGTALNEKVLTERFGVSRTPVREALIRLVEDGLVDVFPQSGTFVARIPVALIPEAVVIRQALEGATVERAAAVATAKDIEWLDEILARQQFFADRQNMSAFHEADEAFHEAIAGISGHPGIWHYLKPVKVQIDRARRMTLPALGRMEHVLAEHQIIRNAIENHDVLAACAAMKQHLNAVIPDIDELRKSHPGSFV, translated from the coding sequence ATGACAGCACAGAACCGGGGAGAAAAGAGTTTGGCCGTGGCGACACTGGCTGAACCTGATACCTCAGCACGGGACAATGCAGCCGGCTTTGCCAAGACAGGCGCTCGCGGCGCACCGGCCGGGCGGATGACAACTGCTACGGCGATCTATCGCGAACTGCATGCCGCCATCGTCTCGATGCAGATGACACCCGGAACCGCGCTCAATGAAAAAGTGCTGACGGAACGTTTTGGTGTCAGCCGCACCCCCGTGCGTGAGGCACTGATCCGGCTGGTGGAAGACGGGCTTGTCGATGTCTTTCCGCAATCGGGAACCTTTGTCGCCCGCATACCCGTTGCGCTTATTCCGGAAGCTGTGGTCATTCGTCAGGCGCTTGAAGGCGCGACCGTCGAACGCGCCGCTGCGGTTGCCACGGCAAAGGATATTGAATGGCTGGACGAAATTCTCGCGCGTCAGCAGTTTTTTGCCGATCGGCAGAATATGAGTGCATTTCATGAGGCCGATGAAGCCTTTCATGAGGCCATAGCAGGCATTTCGGGCCATCCCGGCATCTGGCACTATCTGAAGCCGGTGAAAGTGCAGATCGATCGGGCCCGCAGGATGACATTGCCTGCGCTTGGCCGCATGGAACATGTGCTGGCCGAACACCAGATCATCCGCAATGCCATCGAGAATCATGACGTACTAGCCGCCTGCGCGGCCATGAAACAGCATTTGAATGCCGTCATTCCCGATATTGATGAATTGAGAAAAAGCCATCCGGGTTCATTCGTCTGA
- the uxuA gene encoding mannonate dehydratase: MRQAWRWFGPKAGVTLDNVRQAGATDIVSALHEVPIGQAWTEKQVHERKSLIETTPAGRIPLTWSVVESIPIPDAVKRLGGAAKQEIAAWIASMEALAANDIRVICYNFMPVVDWCRTDLDYVTPTGSTAMRFDHNTFAVFDLHILQRKNAEAAYSQADRDIAAALYAEMSGQEIADLTRNIASALPGSTTEPLTVPAFRDKLEAYAGIDANKLRQHLIEFLEAVAPVADGLRVKLTLHPDDPPRPLFGLPRIASTEADYAALFDAVPSAANGMCFCTGSLGVRADNDLPKIARRFASRIHFSHLRATTREGDGRSFHEAAHLEGDVDMVAVLKELITEDRKRSTSDSIIFRSDHGHRMLDDLNKEVTPGYPAIGRLRGLAELRGIIHALEAAPSL, from the coding sequence ATGCGTCAGGCATGGAGATGGTTTGGCCCAAAAGCCGGTGTAACACTGGATAATGTGCGCCAAGCCGGAGCGACCGATATTGTATCGGCGCTGCACGAAGTACCGATCGGTCAGGCCTGGACCGAGAAGCAGGTGCATGAACGCAAGTCCCTCATCGAAACAACGCCCGCCGGGCGTATTCCGCTCACATGGTCTGTGGTCGAGAGCATTCCGATTCCCGATGCGGTCAAACGCTTGGGCGGTGCGGCAAAGCAGGAAATCGCCGCATGGATCGCCAGCATGGAAGCCCTTGCCGCCAATGATATCCGCGTTATCTGCTACAATTTCATGCCCGTGGTTGATTGGTGCCGCACGGACCTCGATTACGTGACGCCGACAGGTTCAACCGCGATGCGGTTCGATCACAACACGTTCGCGGTGTTCGATCTGCATATCCTGCAGCGCAAGAATGCTGAAGCTGCCTATTCACAGGCGGACAGGGACATTGCCGCTGCGCTTTATGCCGAGATGAGCGGCCAGGAGATTGCGGACCTTACCCGCAATATCGCCAGCGCGCTGCCGGGTTCGACCACCGAACCCCTGACCGTTCCGGCCTTCCGCGACAAGCTTGAAGCCTATGCGGGTATTGACGCCAACAAACTGCGCCAGCATCTGATCGAATTTCTTGAAGCGGTTGCGCCTGTTGCCGACGGCCTTCGCGTCAAGTTGACCCTGCATCCGGATGATCCGCCCCGTCCGCTTTTTGGCCTGCCGCGCATTGCGTCGACGGAAGCCGATTATGCTGCTTTGTTCGATGCGGTTCCGTCCGCAGCCAATGGCATGTGTTTCTGTACGGGAAGCCTCGGCGTCAGGGCTGATAACGACCTGCCAAAGATTGCCCGGCGCTTTGCCTCGCGCATCCACTTTTCGCATTTGCGCGCGACCACCCGCGAAGGCGATGGCCGCAGCTTCCACGAAGCAGCGCATCTGGAAGGCGATGTGGATATGGTGGCCGTGTTGAAAGAACTGATCACCGAAGATCGCAAGCGCAGTACATCGGACAGTATCATCTTCCGCTCCGACCACGGTCATCGCATGCTTGATGATCTCAACAAAGAAGTTACACCGGGCTATCCGGCCATTGGCCGCCTGCGGGGTCTGGCTGAATTGCGCGGCATCATTCACGCTCTGGAGGCTGCCCCGTCTCTCTGA
- a CDS encoding septal ring lytic transglycosylase RlpA family protein: protein MLLLMFGIVSANAGSACGGASWYALHSKTASGERMNPSALTAAHRTLPFGSKVKVTNQRNGKSIVVRINDRGPFIKGRVIDLSKGAANRLGFVGAGHTNICMAKL, encoded by the coding sequence ATGCTTCTTTTGATGTTTGGTATCGTTTCAGCAAATGCCGGTTCCGCCTGTGGTGGCGCTTCCTGGTATGCCCTTCATTCCAAGACCGCCTCTGGCGAGAGAATGAATCCCTCCGCTCTCACAGCTGCTCATCGCACTTTGCCTTTCGGCTCCAAGGTGAAAGTCACCAACCAGCGCAACGGCAAGTCGATCGTCGTGCGCATCAATGATCGTGGTCCGTTTATCAAAGGCCGCGTTATCGATCTGTCCAAGGGCGCTGCAAACCGTCTCGGTTTTGTTGGTGCCGGCCATACCAATATCTGCATGGCCAAGCTCTAA
- the gshB gene encoding glutathione synthase, producing MALKVAVQMDHINSIRIAGDTSFALCLEAQARGHTLYHYTPDRLSMRDGVVRARVEELKVRDIEGDHFTLGEQISRDLSEMDVVLLRQDPPFDMNYITTTHLLERIHPKTLVVNDPAWVRNSPEKIFVTEFPDLMPDTLITKDPQEIMNFRKEFGDIILKPLYGNGGAGVFHLADGDRNLTSLLEMFGQMFREPIIAQRYLKDVRAGDKRIILIDGEPVGAINRVPSESDARSNMHVGGRAEKTELTEREREICARIGPSLRERGFILVGIDVIGDYMTEINVTSPTGVREVKRFGGADIAALFWDAVEAKRR from the coding sequence ATGGCACTGAAAGTTGCGGTCCAGATGGACCATATCAATTCAATCCGGATCGCAGGCGATACAAGCTTTGCATTGTGCCTTGAGGCACAGGCGCGCGGCCACACGCTCTATCACTACACGCCCGATAGGCTGAGCATGCGCGATGGCGTCGTTCGCGCCCGCGTTGAAGAGCTGAAGGTTCGCGACATCGAAGGTGATCACTTCACTCTCGGCGAACAGATTTCGCGCGATCTGTCGGAAATGGATGTGGTGCTGCTGCGGCAGGACCCGCCTTTCGATATGAACTATATTACGACAACGCATCTGCTTGAGCGTATTCACCCGAAAACGCTTGTCGTCAATGACCCGGCCTGGGTGCGCAACAGCCCGGAAAAAATCTTTGTCACGGAATTCCCTGACCTTATGCCGGATACGCTGATCACCAAAGATCCGCAGGAAATCATGAATTTCCGCAAGGAGTTCGGCGATATCATCCTCAAGCCGCTTTATGGCAATGGCGGTGCCGGCGTGTTCCATCTTGCTGATGGCGACCGCAATCTGACTTCGCTTCTGGAAATGTTCGGTCAGATGTTCCGCGAGCCAATCATTGCCCAGCGTTACCTCAAGGATGTGCGCGCTGGTGATAAGCGCATCATCCTGATCGACGGTGAACCTGTCGGCGCGATCAACCGTGTGCCTTCCGAAAGCGATGCCCGCTCCAACATGCATGTGGGCGGTCGCGCAGAAAAGACCGAGCTGACCGAGCGCGAACGTGAGATTTGCGCGCGCATCGGCCCATCTTTGCGTGAACGCGGCTTCATCCTCGTCGGTATCGATGTCATCGGTGACTACATGACCGAGATCAACGTCACGTCGCCCACCGGCGTGCGCGAAGTGAAGCGCTTTGGCGGCGCCGATATTGCAGCGCTGTTCTGGGACGCGGTGGAAGCCAAGCGGCGCTAA
- a CDS encoding LysR family transcriptional regulator yields the protein MPSVSFNRFIYFVTVVDMGSFTAAADRLGVAKAVVSHQLSKLEEELGTALLIRTTRRLRATEAGRRFYERCIIVLREAENAIDEVSSETGTPAGTLMLTAPLDYGAKIVAPAVALYIERYPQMKVDLKFTDVKFDLVDNELDLSIRVGWLEDSSAQARRIGTFEQHLVCSPAYAARMRSANHPEALEDAKWIANGALKEPLRWLFSSADKTVTISGKPVVTANGTEASYVCVLAGIGLAVMPDYQVADDIAGGRLVRVLPEWSLPSGGIHAVYPPAKFRPARVRAFVDILEAMERERRS from the coding sequence ATGCCTTCGGTCAGTTTCAATCGCTTCATCTATTTCGTCACTGTTGTCGATATGGGTTCCTTTACCGCCGCCGCAGACCGGCTTGGGGTGGCCAAGGCTGTCGTCAGCCATCAATTGTCGAAGCTGGAGGAGGAACTGGGCACGGCGCTTCTCATCCGCACCACGCGGCGATTGCGGGCGACCGAGGCAGGACGCCGGTTCTATGAACGTTGTATTATTGTCCTGCGCGAAGCGGAGAATGCGATTGATGAGGTTTCATCCGAGACGGGTACACCCGCGGGAACACTCATGCTGACTGCGCCGCTGGATTATGGCGCGAAAATCGTGGCGCCAGCCGTGGCGCTATATATTGAGCGTTATCCGCAGATGAAGGTCGATCTGAAATTCACCGACGTCAAATTCGATCTGGTCGATAACGAGCTGGATCTGTCGATCCGTGTCGGCTGGCTGGAGGATTCCAGCGCGCAGGCCCGGCGCATCGGCACCTTCGAACAGCATCTCGTCTGTTCGCCAGCCTATGCCGCACGAATGCGTTCTGCCAATCATCCGGAAGCTCTGGAAGACGCCAAATGGATCGCCAATGGCGCGTTGAAGGAGCCGCTGCGTTGGTTGTTTTCAAGCGCGGACAAAACCGTGACTATATCAGGCAAGCCCGTTGTGACTGCCAATGGCACCGAAGCCAGCTATGTCTGCGTGCTGGCGGGCATCGGGCTTGCCGTTATGCCCGACTATCAGGTGGCTGATGATATTGCCGGTGGCCGGTTGGTGCGGGTATTGCCGGAATGGTCACTACCATCCGGCGGAATTCATGCGGTTTATCCACCGGCAAAGTTCCGGCCGGCGCGCGTGCGCGCCTTTGTCGATATTCTTGAAGCGATGGAACGTGAACGGCGCAGTTAG
- a CDS encoding MBL fold metallo-hydrolase, with protein sequence MKSILAASVVAALQPLGTLAARAAAKLEWTYFQADENGFRRTPVLLTGEKEAILLDGGFTLSDGRGVADAIKATGKTLTTIYVSCSDPDYYFGLRPIVDAFPKAKVIAASATVEAIKGNVQGKLDVWGPQLKDNGPKVLADVVIPEASDVASLELEGNTIEVITVKDLKDRRYLWVPSLEAVFGGVLVSSGVHVWVADEPTTDDRKKWIAALDEITARKPKIVVPSHQATNAPQGVDAVKFTRDYLETFNTEAEKAKTSGELISAMKTHYPDLLDVSSLELGAKVAKGEMKWG encoded by the coding sequence ATGAAATCCATTCTGGCTGCCAGTGTTGTGGCCGCTCTTCAGCCGCTCGGCACCTTAGCTGCAAGAGCCGCTGCGAAACTGGAATGGACTTATTTTCAGGCGGATGAGAATGGTTTTCGCCGCACGCCCGTGCTGTTGACCGGTGAAAAGGAAGCGATATTGCTTGATGGTGGGTTTACATTGTCCGATGGACGTGGTGTTGCCGATGCCATCAAAGCCACCGGCAAGACGTTGACGACGATTTATGTCAGCTGTAGCGATCCTGACTACTATTTTGGTCTGCGTCCCATCGTTGATGCTTTCCCGAAGGCAAAGGTGATTGCTGCCAGCGCGACGGTCGAAGCTATCAAAGGTAATGTGCAGGGCAAGCTTGATGTCTGGGGCCCGCAACTCAAGGACAATGGCCCGAAAGTATTGGCAGATGTGGTCATCCCGGAAGCATCAGATGTGGCTTCGCTTGAGCTTGAGGGCAACACGATAGAAGTGATAACTGTCAAAGACCTGAAAGACCGCCGCTATCTCTGGGTGCCAAGCCTTGAAGCGGTCTTTGGCGGCGTTCTGGTATCATCCGGTGTCCATGTCTGGGTTGCGGATGAACCGACAACGGATGACCGGAAGAAGTGGATTGCGGCACTTGATGAAATCACTGCCCGTAAGCCCAAGATTGTTGTGCCATCCCATCAGGCTACCAATGCGCCGCAGGGTGTTGATGCGGTGAAATTCACCCGCGACTATCTCGAAACATTCAATACCGAAGCTGAAAAAGCCAAGACAAGCGGCGAACTGATCTCGGCAATGAAAACGCATTACCCTGACCTTCTCGATGTCTCGTCGCTCGAGCTTGGTGCCAAGGTTGCCAAGGGCGAGATGAAGTGGGGCTGA
- a CDS encoding YifB family Mg chelatase-like AAA ATPase, translating into MVTRVRTVAFQGIEAQPVDVQVMISPGKMGIHIVGLPDKAVAESRERVQAALHASGLSLPPKKVTVNLAPADLPKEGSHYDLPIAVGLMAGLGAMPADALQSYVVLGELSLDGTITHVAGVLPAAISANRQDRGLICPAPCGPEAAWAGEDIDILAPRSLISLANHFRGHQVLSRPEPAMHANAPDLPDLADIRGQESARRALEIAAAGGHNLLMIGPPGSGKSMLAQRLPSILPPLLPRELLEVSMIASVAGELLGGKLTDRRPFRAPHHSASMAAMVGGGIRARPGEVSLAHRGVLFLDEFPEFTPQVLDSLRQPLETGDCMIARANHRISYPAQIQLVAAMNPCRCGMAGEPGHRCARGPRCQQDYQARVSGPLLDRIDLRIDVPAVSASDLIHRPASESSASVAVRVARARDIQKRRYEALGIPAVTVNAHCPVALIEDVAKPDGAGLALLRQAAEQMRFSARGYHRVLKVARTLADLEGAEAVGRIHVAEAISYRMAQDAANQAA; encoded by the coding sequence ATGGTCACCCGCGTGCGTACCGTCGCATTTCAAGGCATTGAGGCCCAACCTGTCGATGTGCAGGTCATGATCTCTCCCGGTAAAATGGGCATCCACATTGTCGGCCTGCCAGATAAGGCGGTGGCTGAAAGCCGTGAGCGCGTGCAGGCGGCGCTGCATGCTTCAGGGCTTTCCCTGCCGCCGAAGAAAGTGACCGTCAATCTCGCTCCGGCAGACCTGCCGAAGGAGGGTAGCCATTACGACCTGCCGATCGCCGTGGGTTTGATGGCGGGGCTTGGCGCCATGCCAGCCGATGCGCTGCAATCCTACGTCGTGCTTGGCGAGCTGTCGCTTGATGGAACGATCACGCATGTGGCAGGCGTCCTGCCCGCAGCAATCTCCGCCAACCGGCAGGATCGCGGTTTGATCTGTCCCGCTCCCTGCGGACCCGAAGCGGCATGGGCGGGCGAAGACATCGATATTCTGGCGCCGCGCAGCCTCATCAGCCTTGCCAACCATTTTCGCGGCCATCAGGTGCTGTCGCGCCCTGAACCTGCCATGCACGCCAATGCGCCAGATTTGCCCGATCTGGCTGATATCCGAGGTCAGGAAAGTGCCCGGCGCGCGCTGGAGATTGCCGCCGCAGGCGGTCATAACCTCCTCATGATTGGTCCTCCCGGTTCAGGCAAGTCCATGCTGGCGCAGCGGCTTCCCTCCATCCTGCCGCCACTCCTGCCGCGCGAGCTTCTCGAGGTCTCCATGATTGCCTCGGTTGCCGGTGAATTGCTGGGTGGTAAACTGACGGATCGACGCCCCTTTCGTGCGCCGCACCATTCCGCCTCCATGGCTGCTATGGTGGGCGGTGGTATTCGTGCCCGGCCGGGCGAAGTCTCTCTGGCCCATCGCGGCGTGCTGTTTCTCGATGAGTTTCCGGAATTTACACCGCAGGTGCTCGACTCCCTGCGACAACCGCTTGAAACGGGTGATTGCATGATCGCCCGCGCCAATCACCGTATTTCCTATCCGGCACAGATCCAGCTTGTGGCAGCCATGAACCCCTGCCGCTGCGGGATGGCAGGCGAACCGGGGCACCGCTGTGCCAGAGGACCGCGCTGCCAGCAGGACTATCAGGCGCGTGTTTCCGGGCCGCTGCTTGATCGCATTGATCTTCGTATTGATGTTCCCGCCGTCAGTGCGTCCGATCTCATCCATCGCCCAGCCTCTGAAAGCAGCGCATCCGTTGCTGTGCGGGTCGCCCGTGCCCGAGACATCCAGAAGCGGCGCTACGAGGCATTGGGAATTCCTGCCGTGACAGTGAATGCTCATTGCCCTGTCGCGCTGATCGAAGACGTCGCCAAGCCTGATGGAGCGGGGCTAGCGCTGTTGCGGCAAGCGGCGGAGCAGATGCGCTTTTCCGCACGCGGCTATCACAGGGTCCTTAAAGTTGCGCGAACGCTGGCCGATCTGGAAGGCGCGGAGGCTGTCGGGCGTATTCACGTGGCGGAAGCGATTTCATACCGCATGGCACAGGACGCGGCCAATCAAGCCGCCTGA
- a CDS encoding transglutaminase-like cysteine peptidase has product MFGAVKILKSMGFAAAFFAGVLVANTASAAEPFMQTGGLTSQPIGHYEFCKRLPDECSVRSRNVAPAKMTRDFWELIVNVNSHVNQTVKPLTDMEIYGVEEYWGYPDKVGNVGDCEDYVLEKRRELMQAGISPADLLITVVRKPDGEGHAVLTVRTDTGDFVLDNLADGVKNWSETEYTYLKRQATNNTGRWVSIEAPSNILVGSVR; this is encoded by the coding sequence ATGTTCGGAGCGGTAAAGATTTTGAAGTCGATGGGGTTCGCAGCGGCATTTTTCGCTGGTGTGCTCGTCGCAAATACCGCTTCCGCAGCCGAACCTTTCATGCAGACCGGCGGCCTGACATCCCAGCCGATCGGTCATTATGAGTTCTGCAAGCGCCTGCCAGACGAGTGCTCGGTGCGCAGCCGCAACGTTGCTCCAGCCAAGATGACCCGTGATTTCTGGGAACTGATCGTCAACGTCAACAGCCATGTCAACCAGACTGTCAAGCCTTTGACGGATATGGAAATTTACGGTGTCGAGGAATATTGGGGCTATCCTGACAAGGTTGGTAATGTTGGTGATTGTGAAGACTATGTTCTGGAAAAGCGCCGCGAACTGATGCAGGCAGGCATTTCACCGGCGGATCTTCTGATCACCGTGGTGCGCAAGCCTGATGGCGAAGGTCATGCGGTTCTGACTGTACGCACCGACACCGGCGATTTCGTCCTCGATAATCTTGCAGATGGTGTCAAGAACTGGTCGGAAACCGAATATACCTACCTCAAGCGTCAGGCCACGAACAACACGGGCCGCTGGGTCAGCATCGAAGCGCCAAGCAATATTCTTGTGGGCTCGGTCCGCTAA
- a CDS encoding polyhydroxyalkanoate depolymerase, with amino-acid sequence MFYQLYELNHAALQPYRALADATKLFYDNPLNPLSQTIIGRSITAGCELFERTTRAYAKPAFNLPMTIVDGEEVEIREKIVWSKPFCNVIHFKRALSSKRAADPKILVVAPMSGHYATLLRGTVEALLPHAEVYITDWVDARSVPLSAGRFDLDDYIDYVIKMFHALGEDTHVVAVCQPSVPVLAAVSIMEADGDRFAPSSMTLMGGPIDTRKNPTAVNILAEEKGINWFRDNVIMSVPWPHAGFMRDVYPGFLQLSGFMSMNLDRHITAHKEFFMHLVKEDGDSADKHREFYDEYLAVMDLTAEFYLQTVDTVFVKQSLPKGEMTHRGKLVDPSAIRTVALLTVEGENDDISGVGQTKAAQTLCVNIPDHMRMHHLQGKVGHYGVFNGSRFRAEIAPRIVKFVNDHAQANRKSNVTPIGKRVRG; translated from the coding sequence ATGTTCTACCAGCTTTATGAACTCAATCATGCCGCCCTGCAGCCGTACCGGGCCTTGGCGGACGCAACCAAGCTGTTCTACGACAATCCGCTCAATCCTTTATCGCAAACAATTATCGGACGTTCCATCACGGCTGGCTGCGAACTGTTTGAGCGCACGACACGCGCCTATGCCAAGCCTGCTTTCAACCTCCCGATGACTATCGTGGATGGTGAAGAGGTCGAAATCCGCGAAAAGATCGTCTGGTCGAAACCATTCTGCAATGTGATCCACTTCAAGCGCGCACTGTCGTCCAAGCGTGCAGCCGATCCAAAGATTCTCGTTGTTGCGCCCATGTCCGGTCACTATGCAACGCTGCTGCGCGGGACTGTCGAGGCCCTGTTGCCCCATGCGGAAGTCTACATTACCGATTGGGTTGACGCGCGCTCCGTGCCGCTGAGCGCAGGCCGTTTTGATCTGGATGACTACATTGATTACGTCATCAAAATGTTCCACGCGCTGGGAGAGGACACCCATGTGGTGGCCGTCTGTCAGCCATCCGTCCCAGTTCTTGCAGCAGTATCCATCATGGAAGCCGATGGCGACAGGTTTGCCCCATCAAGCATGACGCTGATGGGCGGCCCAATCGACACACGCAAGAACCCGACAGCGGTCAATATTCTGGCCGAGGAAAAGGGCATTAACTGGTTCCGCGACAATGTCATCATGTCGGTGCCATGGCCGCATGCGGGCTTCATGCGTGATGTTTATCCCGGCTTTCTGCAACTTTCCGGCTTCATGAGCATGAATCTTGACCGCCATATCACGGCGCACAAGGAATTCTTCATGCATCTTGTCAAGGAAGATGGTGATTCCGCTGACAAGCACCGCGAATTCTATGACGAATATCTGGCCGTGATGGATCTGACTGCAGAATTCTATCTGCAGACGGTCGATACGGTTTTTGTCAAGCAGTCGCTGCCCAAGGGCGAGATGACCCATCGCGGCAAGCTGGTTGACCCTTCGGCAATCCGCACCGTTGCCCTTCTGACGGTTGAGGGTGAGAATGATGACATTTCCGGCGTCGGCCAGACCAAAGCCGCCCAAACCCTGTGTGTAAATATCCCTGATCACATGCGCATGCACCATCTGCAGGGCAAGGTTGGCCACTACGGCGTATTCAATGGATCGCGGTTCCGTGCTGAAATTGCACCACGTATTGTCAAATTTGTTAACGATCACGCTCAGGCCAATCGCAAGAGCAATGTGACGCCGATCGGTAAACGCGTTCGCGGCTGA
- a CDS encoding DUF1330 domain-containing protein, giving the protein MAKGYWIARIDVKDAEGYKGYIATAKPAFERYGANFLARGGAYHQLEGTVRARNVVIEFPSVQHALDCYNSPEYQAAKAIRQQYAEGEMVIVEGA; this is encoded by the coding sequence ATGGCCAAGGGATATTGGATAGCGCGCATCGATGTGAAGGATGCGGAAGGCTACAAGGGTTACATTGCGACAGCGAAACCGGCCTTTGAGCGTTACGGCGCGAATTTTCTGGCACGCGGCGGCGCATATCATCAGCTTGAGGGTACTGTGCGCGCCCGAAATGTCGTGATCGAGTTTCCGTCGGTGCAGCACGCGCTCGACTGCTACAACTCACCGGAATATCAGGCGGCCAAGGCCATCCGGCAGCAATATGCCGAAGGCGAGATGGTCATCGTCGAAGGTGCCTGA